A part of Chroicocephalus ridibundus chromosome 5, bChrRid1.1, whole genome shotgun sequence genomic DNA contains:
- the ERI1 gene encoding 3'-5' exoribonuclease 1 isoform X1, whose protein sequence is MEEQKENRPQAAPNEAPAPPGPVACPPGRQHCRISDQETNGKNLTASSHDFSDPVYKEIAITNGYINRMTREELRSKLAEFKLETRGVKDVLKKRLKNYYKKQKLMQKEPINGDSCYDYICVVDFEATCEEGNPPEFVHEIIEFPIVLLNTRTLEIEDTFQQYVKPEINPKLSNFCISLTGITQDIVDKADTFPQVLQNVIEWMRQRELGTKYSYSMLTDGSWDMSKFLNIQCRISRIKYPSFAKKWINIRKSYGNFYKVPRNQTKLTIMLEKLGMNYDGRPHSGLDDSKNIARIAIRMLQDGCELRVNERMHAGQLMTVSSSAPLEGAPAPQMPRYRN, encoded by the exons atGGAGGAGCAGAAGGAGAACCGCCCGCAGGCCGCCCCCAACGAGGCGccggcgccgcccggccccgTCGCCTGCCCGCCG GGTAGGCAGCACTGTAGGATCAGTGATCAAGAAACTAATGGGAAAAACTTAACTGCCAGTTCGCATGACTTCAGTGATCCAGTTTACAAAGAAATTGCTATAACCAATGGCTATATCAACAGAATGACCAGAGAGGAGCTCAGAAGTAAACTTGCAGAGTTCAAGCTTGAAACCAG AGGAGTGAAAGATGTGCTGAAAAAGAGGCTGAAAAACTATTATAAGAAACAGAAGCTGATGCAGAAGGAACCCATTAATGGAGACAGCTGCTATGACTACATCTGTGTTGTTGACTTTGAAGCAACATGTGAAGAAGGAAACCCGCCTGAATTTGTACATGAAATAATTGAGTTTCCTATTGTCTTACTAAACACGCGTACCCTGGAAATA GAGGATACCTTTCAGCAATATGTGAAGCCAGAGATTAATCCCAAGCTTTCAAACTTCTGCATCAGTCTGACAGGAATCACCCAG gACATTGTTGATAAAGCTGATACGTTTCCTCAAGTTCTGCAGAATGTCATAGAGTGGATGAGACAGCGAGAACTGGGAACAAAGTACAGCTATTCCATGTTGACAGATGG ATCTTGGGATATGAGTAAATTCTTGAACATCCAGTGCCGTATTAGCCGTATCAAATACCCTTCTTTTGCCAAAAAGTGGATCAATATTCGTAAATCATATGGGAACTTCTATAAG GTTCCTAGGAACCAGACCAAGCTGACAATCATGcttgaaaagctgggcatgaatTACGATGGGAGACCTCACAGCGGACTTGATGACTCTAAAAACATTGCAAGGATAGCTATAAGGATGCTGCAGGATGGCTGTGAACTGCGGGTGAACGAGAGAATGCATGCTGGACAGCTTATGACAGtctcctcctcagcccccttaGAGGGAGCCCCTGCTCCACAGATGCCCCGCTACAGAAACTAG
- the ERI1 gene encoding 3'-5' exoribonuclease 1 isoform X3: MQKEPINGDSCYDYICVVDFEATCEEGNPPEFVHEIIEFPIVLLNTRTLEIEDTFQQYVKPEINPKLSNFCISLTGITQDIVDKADTFPQVLQNVIEWMRQRELGTKYSYSMLTDGSWDMSKFLNIQCRISRIKYPSFAKKWINIRKSYGNFYKVPRNQTKLTIMLEKLGMNYDGRPHSGLDDSKNIARIAIRMLQDGCELRVNERMHAGQLMTVSSSAPLEGAPAPQMPRYRN; encoded by the exons ATGCAGAAGGAACCCATTAATGGAGACAGCTGCTATGACTACATCTGTGTTGTTGACTTTGAAGCAACATGTGAAGAAGGAAACCCGCCTGAATTTGTACATGAAATAATTGAGTTTCCTATTGTCTTACTAAACACGCGTACCCTGGAAATA GAGGATACCTTTCAGCAATATGTGAAGCCAGAGATTAATCCCAAGCTTTCAAACTTCTGCATCAGTCTGACAGGAATCACCCAG gACATTGTTGATAAAGCTGATACGTTTCCTCAAGTTCTGCAGAATGTCATAGAGTGGATGAGACAGCGAGAACTGGGAACAAAGTACAGCTATTCCATGTTGACAGATGG ATCTTGGGATATGAGTAAATTCTTGAACATCCAGTGCCGTATTAGCCGTATCAAATACCCTTCTTTTGCCAAAAAGTGGATCAATATTCGTAAATCATATGGGAACTTCTATAAG GTTCCTAGGAACCAGACCAAGCTGACAATCATGcttgaaaagctgggcatgaatTACGATGGGAGACCTCACAGCGGACTTGATGACTCTAAAAACATTGCAAGGATAGCTATAAGGATGCTGCAGGATGGCTGTGAACTGCGGGTGAACGAGAGAATGCATGCTGGACAGCTTATGACAGtctcctcctcagcccccttaGAGGGAGCCCCTGCTCCACAGATGCCCCGCTACAGAAACTAG
- the ERI1 gene encoding 3'-5' exoribonuclease 1 isoform X2, with product MTREELRSKLAEFKLETRGVKDVLKKRLKNYYKKQKLMQKEPINGDSCYDYICVVDFEATCEEGNPPEFVHEIIEFPIVLLNTRTLEIEDTFQQYVKPEINPKLSNFCISLTGITQDIVDKADTFPQVLQNVIEWMRQRELGTKYSYSMLTDGSWDMSKFLNIQCRISRIKYPSFAKKWINIRKSYGNFYKVPRNQTKLTIMLEKLGMNYDGRPHSGLDDSKNIARIAIRMLQDGCELRVNERMHAGQLMTVSSSAPLEGAPAPQMPRYRN from the exons ATGACCAGAGAGGAGCTCAGAAGTAAACTTGCAGAGTTCAAGCTTGAAACCAG AGGAGTGAAAGATGTGCTGAAAAAGAGGCTGAAAAACTATTATAAGAAACAGAAGCTGATGCAGAAGGAACCCATTAATGGAGACAGCTGCTATGACTACATCTGTGTTGTTGACTTTGAAGCAACATGTGAAGAAGGAAACCCGCCTGAATTTGTACATGAAATAATTGAGTTTCCTATTGTCTTACTAAACACGCGTACCCTGGAAATA GAGGATACCTTTCAGCAATATGTGAAGCCAGAGATTAATCCCAAGCTTTCAAACTTCTGCATCAGTCTGACAGGAATCACCCAG gACATTGTTGATAAAGCTGATACGTTTCCTCAAGTTCTGCAGAATGTCATAGAGTGGATGAGACAGCGAGAACTGGGAACAAAGTACAGCTATTCCATGTTGACAGATGG ATCTTGGGATATGAGTAAATTCTTGAACATCCAGTGCCGTATTAGCCGTATCAAATACCCTTCTTTTGCCAAAAAGTGGATCAATATTCGTAAATCATATGGGAACTTCTATAAG GTTCCTAGGAACCAGACCAAGCTGACAATCATGcttgaaaagctgggcatgaatTACGATGGGAGACCTCACAGCGGACTTGATGACTCTAAAAACATTGCAAGGATAGCTATAAGGATGCTGCAGGATGGCTGTGAACTGCGGGTGAACGAGAGAATGCATGCTGGACAGCTTATGACAGtctcctcctcagcccccttaGAGGGAGCCCCTGCTCCACAGATGCCCCGCTACAGAAACTAG